A segment of the Streptomyces sp. P9-A2 genome:
TTTCGCTGCACTCGGCATTGCAGGAGTACTTCTGGCGTAGTGGGAATTTCGCAACAGGACGGGTGTCGCAGTACGTCCTTTGCGGCACGCGTCCGCACGTCCCTTGGGGGGCCGCTCCGGACTGGCCCCCCGCTCCGCGGGCCGGTTGCCGTCCTGAGCGGCCTGCGGTCCGGACTGCCTCACCGGCGCCGTCCCTCCCGTGAGACGTCATCGCCGACGATGCGCCGCCGCCCGTTTCATGGTCTGCGGCCTGATGGTCACCTCGGCGAGGGGACGGACGTCCGGACCGTGTGGGTGAGGGCACGGCCGACCCGCCATCCGGCGGAACATGGCTTAATGCGCATGCTGTGCAAGTGCGTGACTATCTCATCAGGACCGCGGGTCCGGCAGACCTCGACCGTGCGCGAGCCGTGATGCTCGACACCGTCTACCGGGACTTCGAAACCGGGTACGTGCCCCGCTGGCACGGCGACATCATCGACCCGTCCGCCGCCTATCTCGCCCCGCCGCGTCACACCCTCCTCGTCGCGATCGACCCAGAGGGCGACAGCGGCGACGGGAGCGGTGACAGGAGCGGCGACGGCAGCGGTGCCGGTGAGGTCGTCGCCACCGCGGCGCTCGACTCCCGGGGGCCCGCCCCCCGCCGAACCCGTGGGAGCTCGCCGAGCGGTATCCCTCCGGCGAGACCGCGCAGGTGCGGCGCGTGTACGTCCGGCCCGGCCACCGCAGGCGCGGACTCGCCCGGCGCCTGGTCGACGAGCTGCTCGACTTCGCCGCGGCCGACGGTGGTTACCGGTCCGTGTATCTGCACACCGACCCGTCCGTCCCCGGCGCCGAGGCCTTTCTGGCGGTCCCTCGCCAAGGTCGCGCTGCCCGCCGAGGTGGAGCGCGTCACCGGATCGCAGGCTTCGCTGGCCTGGCTGTTCGCGCTGTCCTCGCTGCTGGTGGTGACCGCCCAACTGCCCGTGACCCGCTGGGCGGGGGAGCGGACGGCGATGCGCCGGTCCATGGCGGCCGGTCTGCTGCTGATCGCGGCCGGGTTCGCGGTGGTGGCGGGCGCGGCCGCGACGACGCGGCCCGAGGAATGGCCGGGCGCCCTCGAGCTGGCGCCGGTGGCCGCCTTCGTCGTCCTGCTCACCTTCGGCCAGATGCTGGTCGCACCCGTGGCCCGTGCCTGGGTCCCCGACCTCGCCGAGGACGGCCGGCTCGGCCTCTACACCGGGGCGCTGTCCTCCGTCTCCGGCCTCATCGTGCTGCTCGGCAGCTCGGCGACCGGAACCCTGCTGGACGCGGGGATGCCCCCGGCGGTGCCCTGGCTGGTCCTGGCCGGCGTCACCGCGGCGGCGGTGGGACTGCTGCCCCGGCGCGGGTGATGGGACACCACAAGCCCGTTCGGTCTTCCCTGGCTCCCGGTCCTTGGCCCTCGGTCCTCGGCTCCCGGTCCTTGGCCCTCGGTCCTCGGCTCCCGGTCCTTGGCCCTCGGTCCTCGGCTCCCGGTCCTTGGCCCTCGGCTCCCGGTGCTTGGTCCTCGGCTCTCGGTCCTCGGCTCCCGGTGTTCCGGCGCGGACCGCACGTGTCCGTCGTCGGCGCGGTGCCGTGCGGGGGCTCACTCCCCGTTGAGGCATGCTGTACGCATGAGTTCCGAAGCCATAACCCAACTGCACGAGGTACGCGAGCTGTTGGCGTCCTTCCAGGGGCCGTCCAGTATCCGCCGGGCCGCCGAACTGGAGGGCGTCGCCGAGAAGGTCGCCTCCTGCGCCGCGGACCTGGTCGACGTCGAGGTCCCCCGCGACCTTCAGCTCCGGCTCGCCTTCGCCGTCAGAGCCCTTCAGGGCGCGGAGAAGGCGGCCCGTGCCCACCGCCGCAATCCGCTGACCCGCCCGCTCTCCCATACCCGCTTCGCACTGAACACGGGCAAGGCGGGCGGCTGGATCCACGGCGCTCTGCAGATCCTGGACCCCGAGAACACGCCCCCGTCCCCCTACGATCCGGACGAGGCGAACGCCGGGTGACCGACCGCGGAGTCCGCGCCGGCCACCGCGGCCGGCCGGGTGTCACCGCGCGACGAGCTCCCGCGCCGGCCGCTCGACGGGGGCGGGCCGCACCCGCGAGGTCCGCCACAGCCACAGTACGTCCCGGCCGAACGACCACACCAGCAGCCCCAGCGCCAGCGCCGCCACCCCGACGTTGACCAGGTGCGGCAGCAGGTCCGCGCCCGCCACCAGCAGGAGTACGCCCTGGAGCGCGGCCACCGTCTTGCGGGCCGTGCTCGGCGGCAGCGCGGCGTTCAGCCACGGCCACACCCGGGCCGCGGCGACGAAGACGTACCGCATACCGCCGATCAGCAGCACCCAGGGCCCCATCGCCATCGACACGTACACGCTGAGCACCAGGATGAGGAACGCGTCCACCTCCATGTCGAAGCGGGCGCCCAGCGGCGTCGAGGTGCCCGTCCTGCGGGCCACCTTGCCGTCCACCCCGTCGAGGATGAGGGCCACCGCGGTCAGGCCGACGAACAGGGTGACGGGCGGTGAGTCCTGGAAGGAGTCGGCCACCAGCGCGGTCACCCCGCCGACCAGGATCGCCCGGCCGAGCGTGACCCGGTTGGCCGCGCCGAACGAGCGCAGCCGGGACCGGTGCAGGGCCCGGGAGAGCACCGCCCAGGTGGCGATCGCGAACGCGAGGCCGGTCAGCCAGCCCGCAGGGCCCATGCCGATCACCGTACCGATCAGCGCCAGCAGCAGAACCTGTATGCCCGCCCCCACGGCGGTCTCCTGCTGTACGAGCCTTGCGTCGTAACTGTTGTTCAGGGCCACCGAACACCCTCCGGCCATGTGACAGAGTCGATCACCGCCGCTACCTTGTGCGCGGCCTGTGCACCTCTCGGTACGCGTGCAACGTGTCGATCGTTCAGGAGGAATTCGATGAACCACGCCGCTCATGCGTTCTGGCTCGACTCGCCCGGACGAGGTGAGATCCGCGAAGTCCCCCTGCCCGGACCGGGCGAGGACGAGGTGCTGGTGCGCTCGCTGTACTCCGGCGTGAGCCGCGGCACGGAGACCCTCGTCTTCCGCGGCCACGTGCCCGAGAGCCAGCACGCCGCGATGCGCGCGCCGTTCCAGGAGGGCGACTTCCCGGGACCGGTGAAGTACGGCTACCTCAACGTGGGCGTGGTGGAGGAAGGGCCGAGGACACTCGTCGGGCGGACGGTCTTCTGCCTCTACCCGCACCAGACCCGCTACGTCGTCCCGGCGAGCGCGGTGACCCCCGTGCCCGACACCGTGCCCGCCCGCCGGGCCGTGCTCGCCGGCACCGTGGAGACCGCCGTCAACGCCCTGTGGGACGCCGCGCCGTTGATCGGCGACCGGATCGCCGTCGTCGGCGGCGGCATGGTCGGCAGTTCGGTCGCCGCGCTGCTGGCCCGCTTCCCGGGCGTACGGGTCCAGCTCGTCGACGCCGACCCGGCGCGCGCCAAGACCGCCGAGGCCCTCGGCGTCGGCTTCGCGCTGCCCGCGGACGCCCTCGGCGGATGCGACCTGGTCGTCCACGCCAGCGCCACCGAACAGGGCCTCGCCCGGTCCCTCGAACTCCTCTCCGCCGAGGGCACGGTGATCGAACTGAGCTGGTACGGCGACCGGAAGGTGAGCCTCCCGCTGGGTGAGGACTTCCACTCACGACGGCTCGTCATCCGCGGCAGCCAGGTCGGCACGGTCTCCCCGGCCCGCCCCGGCCGCAGCTACGCCGACCGGCTCGCCCTCGCCCTCGACCTGCTGGCCGACCCGGCCCTGGACGCGCTCATCACCGGCGAGTCGCAGTTCGCGGAACTGCCCGCCCTCATGCCCCGCCTCGCCTCCGGCGAGGTCCCGGCACTGTGCCACCTCGTACGCTACGACGAGACCGCCGCAGGCTGACCCCGGTTCAGGGCCCGGACAGAGGGCCCGGGTCCGCTCCGCGGACCGCCCGAGGACAGCTCCGGGCCCTGACCTGAGAAAAGACGTATCCGACGCTGAACGCCGGGAGGCGTACGGCCGTACTACCCGGCATCCCCGGCGGCGATCGGCCGGGGAGCAGACGCGCCGCACCTGGAGGGTCGTCCGTTGTTCAGCATCACCGTCCGCGATCACATCATGATCGCCCACAGCTTCCACGGCGAGGTCTTCGGACCGGCCCAACGCCTGCACGGGGCCACGTTCCTCGTGGACGCCACGTTCCGGCGCGAACAGTTGGACGAGGACAACCTCGTCGTCGACATCGGCCTGGCCACACAGGAACTCGGGGCCGTGGCCGGCGAGCTGAACTACCGCAACCTCGACAACGAACCGGACTTCGCGGGGATCAACACCTCCACGGAGTACCTGGCCAAGGTCATCGCGGACCGGCTCGCCGAGCGCATCCACAAGGGTGCGCTGGGGGAGGGCGCCAAGGGCATCACGGGGCTCACCGTCACCCTGCACGAGTCGCACATCGCCTGGGCGAGTTACGAGCGTGAGCTGTGACCGACACGAGCATCGACGTGGCCGACAAGGCCGTCGACGTGACCGGTAAGGACGTCGACCGCGCCCGCCTGGACTACGTTCCGCAGCAGTCATCGGCCCAGGCGCCCGCGCAGGCCACCGCCCAGACACCTGCCCCGGCCGCCGCCGGCCAGGCCTCCGCCCGATGGAACGGAGGGATCATCCCCATGTCCCTGCGCCGCGTGCACTTCCTGATGCCGGGGGGCGTCGACGACCCGTCGGTGCCGAGCGGCGGCAACGCGTACGACCGGCGCGTGTGCCTGGACCTGCCCGGCTTCGGCTGGCAGGTGGAACGGCACACCGTGGCCGGCGACTGGCCCCGCCCGGACGCCGCCGCCCGCAGCGCACTAGCCCGCACCCTGCGCGAACTGCCGGACGGCACCGTCGTCCTGCTGGACGGACTGGTCGCCTGCGGGGTCCCCGAGATCGTCGTCCCGGAGGCGGAACGGCTGCGCATGGCCGTCCTCGTCCACCTCCCGCTCGGCGACGAGACCGGACTCGCCCCGGCCGTCGCCGCCGACCTGGACGCCCGCGAGCGTACGGTGCTGCGTGCGGTGCCCGCCGTGATCGGCACCAGCGACTGGGCGGTACGCCGCCTGGTCTCCCACCACGGTCTCGCACCCGACCGCGTCCACGTCGCCGCTCCCGGCGCCGACATCGCGCCCCTCGCCTCCGGCACCGACGGCGTCTCCCGGCTGCTCTGCGTCGCCGCCGTCACCCCGCGCAAGGGACAGCACCGGCTGGTGGAGGCACTGGCCGCGGTGTCCGACCTGCCGTGGAGCTGCGCCCTGGTCGGCGGGCTCGCCCACGACCCCGAGTACGTCACCCATCTGCGGTACCTGATCGGCAAGCACGGTCTCAAGGACCGGCTCGAGCTGACGGGTCCGAAAGCCGGTGCCGAGCTCGACGCCACTTACGCCACCGCCGACCTGATGGTCCTCACCTCGTACGCCGAGACGTACGGCATGGCGGTCACCGAGGCGCTGGCACGCGGCATCCCGGTCCTGGCCACCGATGTCGGCGGCCTGCCCGAGGCGGTCGGCCGCGCACCCGACGGAGGGGTGCCCGGCATCCTCGTCCCGCCGGAGAACCCCGCCGCCATCGCCGTCGAACTACGCGGCTGGTTCGGCGAGGCGGACGTCCGCCGCCGGCTGAAGGCGGCCGCGCGCGGCCGGCGCGCCGCGCTCGGCGGCTGGGCGAGCACCGCACAGAGCCTGGCGACGGTACTGCGCCGGCTTCCTACCGAACCCCGGAGGGCCGCATGACCGACCAGGCGACGACACAGCAGGCCGGCAGCAGCACCGGCACGAGTACGGCCATGGCCACGGACACCGGCGGCACCGGCGGCACCGGTGCGATCCCGGCCCAGCCCGGCCCCCGGGACGAGGACGCCCGGTCCGTCATCCCCGGCGCCGGACCCGCACCGCGTCCCGGTGAGCGGGCGACCCTCCGACTGCGGGGGACGGAGAGCGACATCGATTCCGAGGCCGACGAACCCGCCCGGTACGCGCCCGAGTGGCTCCAGTTGCGCGAGCCCGCCGACGCTTTCGCGCGAGCCCACGACCTGCTCGACCCGCTGCGCATCCGGCTCGCCAACCTGCCCCAGCGGGCCGACGGTTTCGTCATCCACGACATCGGCTGCGGCACCGGCTCGATGGGCCGCTGGCTCGCGCCCCGCCTGGACGGCGCCCAGCACTGGGTCCTGCACGACCGGGACCCCTACCTCCTGCACTTCGCCGCCGTCGCCTCCCCGCGGTCCGCCGCCGACGGCAGCCGTGTCAGCGTGGAGACCCGGCGCGGTGACGTCGCCCGGCTCACCGCGGACGCCCTGGCCGGCGCCTCCCTGGTGACGGCGTCCGCACTCCTCGACGTCCTCACCCGCGAGGACGTCGACGCCCTCGCCGCCGCCTGTGCCGGAGCCGGCTGCCCGGCGCTGCTGACACTGTCGGTGGCCGGACGGGTCGAACTGACCGCGCCGCACCCGCTGGACCAGGAGATCACCGAGGCGTTCAACGCCCACCAGAAGCGAGGCGGACTGCTCGGCCCGGACGCGGCCACCGCGGCCGCGGAGGCCTTCTCCGAACACGGGGCGACCGTACGGCTCAACCCGAGCCCCTGGCGGCTCGGCCCCGAGCAGGCCGAGCTGACCGCGCAGTGGCTGCGGGGCTGGGTCGGCGCGGCCGTGGAGGAACGGCCCGAACTGGCGGAGCCCGCGGGCCGTTACCTGACCGAACGCCTGGAGGCCTGCGCCGCAGGCGACCTGCGGGTCGTCGTCCACCACACCGACCTGCTCGCCCTGTGCAGGCCGGCGGGCGGCGCGGCGTGACTGCCAGGGCTGCGGAGACACCGGTACGGGGCACGCCGGCCCCGGATACGGCGGTCCCGGATACGGTGGCCCCGGTGACGGGAAGGGGGACGGAGCCGGAGACATCTCCGCCGGACCCCGTACACACCGGCACCCGTACCGGCCTCCGCGCCCTTCTCGCCCGGCTCAACACCCCCGCCGGACGCACCCGCCTCGGCACCCTCGCCGGCGTCGTCATCCTCGCGGTGCTGCTGTGGCGCCTGGGCACCGGTGTCTTCGTCGACGGACTGCGCCGGATCGACGGGCCGTCCCTGCTGGCGGCACTCGGCATCGGGCTGGTGACCACGGTGTTCAGTGCCTGGCGCTGGGCGCTGGTGGCCCGCGGTCTGCGCATCCGGCTGCCGCTTCTCCCGGCGGTCGCCGACTACTACCGTGCCCTGTTCCTGAACGCGGCCCTGCCCGGTGGCGTACTCGGCGACGTCCATCGCGCGGTGCGGCACGGGCAGAGCACCGGTGATCTGGGCCGCGGGGTGCGGTCCGTCGTCCTGGAGCGGATGGCCGGACAGTTCGCGCTGTTCGCCGCCGGAGCCGTGATGCTGCTGACCCTGCCGTCCCCGGTCCGGGACGACCTCCGGCAGACGGCACCGCTGGTGGGCCTCGCCGCGCTGGGCGCCTGCGCGGTCGTCCTCGCCCTGCGCATGAACCGGCCGAGGCCGTCACATCGGGGCCGGGCACTGCGGTCGGCGCTCGCCGAGGCACGCGAAGGACTGCTGTCCCGGCGCAACGGGCCGGGCGTCCTCGTCTCCTCCGCCGTCGTCCTCGCCGGGTACCTGGCGATGTTCGTCCTCGCCGCCCGCGTCGCCGGAGTCGGCGCGGCGGTGACCGAGCTGCTGCCGCTGGCCGTCCTGGCGCTGCTCGCCATGTCGCTGCCCCTGAACGTCGGCGGCTGGGGCCCCCGTGAGGGCGTCGCCGCCTGGGCGTTCGGCGCCGCGGGACTGGGCGCGGGCCGGGGCCTGACCGTCGCCGTGGTCTACGGAGTGCTCAGCCTCGCGGCGAGCCTGCCCGGCGTGATCGTGCTCGTCGCCCGCTGGTACGCCGGCCTGCGCGCCGGACGCCGGACGGCCGCCACCACCACGACCCCACCGGCATCCGCACCCACACCCGCGCCGGAGTCGGCACTCGCGCCGGCATCCGTACCCGCGCCGGCACCCGCGCCCGCACCCGCACCCGTGCCGGCACAGGCGCCCGCACCCGTCTCCCCGGCCCAGGACGCCCCCGGCCGCGCGCCGCTCGCCCCGGACTACGCGTCGCTGCCGCCACTGGCGGTGAGCATCGAGAAATACGCGCCGAAGGAATCCGCCAGGCTCACGAGAAGTTCCCTGCCCTTTTCCGCGGAGCCCAGCGAAGGGCGGCCGATGACACCGGAATCGGTATAGGCGGACATTCCCAGTGTGAGCAACTGGCGCCGGTCGTCGGCGACATGATCGGATGTCTCATAACCGGGTCGGAGCAATTCGGGATGAGTGTGCAGAAGGATGGAGGTCTCGATTTCCCCCGCGTGCATGTCGGTGAGCAGTGAGGTTTCCACACCGGCGTGCCGGAGCGCGGTCTCCCAGTCCTCCGGGGCGGGGAACAGGGCCATGCGCTCGCCGCGGGCGGAGGATTCCTGAACGACGTTGCCGAGTACGTAGTTTCCGCCGTGTCCGTTGACCACCACCAGGGTGTCCACACCGGACCGGCGCAGCGAGTCGGCGATGTCCCGTACCACCGCGTGAAGGGTCACGGAGGAGATGGAGACGGTCCCCGGCCAGGCCGCGTGCTCGTGCGAGCAGCCGATCGTCACCGGAGGCAGGAGGTGCACCGGGTACGCGTCGGCGATCGCCCGCGCGACGGCACACGCCACCAGGGTGTCGGTCGCCAGCGGCAGGAACGGGCCGTGCTGCTCGAAGCTGCCGACGGGAAGGACCGCGATCTGCCGTGAGACGTCGGCGCCCCGTTTCCGTACATCTTCTGTAGTATCCGCCGGCAACAGACCGTGGACCGGGCCGTATGCCGCCGACCGCTTTGGTGAACCACTCATATCCTCACGGCCTTTCGTCTCTGCTTAGGAACTCGAGAATCATGACAGAAAACATAGGCGTACTCGGCAAGAAGACCCCGCAGCGGACCGGCGTGGAACGCGTCGTGAATGCGCCGTTGCCCACCGTGTACGGAAAGTTCCAGGCAGTCGGCTACCTGGACCACGACCGAGGTGACGAACAAGTCGCCCTGGTCTACGGAGACATCGGCACGGACCAGGTCCTCACCCGGCTGCACTCGGAATGCCTGACCGGGGACGCGTTCGGCTCCCAGCACTGCGAGTGCGGCGACCAGCTCGCCGCCGCGCTGCGCGCCGTGGCCGCCGAAGGAGCGGGCGTCGTCGTCTACCTGAGAGGACACGAGGGCCGCGGCATCGGCCTGCTGGCGAAGCTGCGCGCGATGGCCCTGCAGGCGGAGGGCCTGGACACGGTCGAGGCGAACCTCGCCCTCGGCCTGCCGGTGGACGCCCGCGACTACGGCGTCGCCGCCGGCATGCTCCGGGACCTGGGCGTGAAGTCGGTCCGGCTGATGTCCAACAACCCGCGCAAACGCGACGCGTTGCAGCGACACGGTGTCCAGGTCACCGAGCAGGTACCGCTGTTGATACCGCCGTGCGAGAGCAACATCACGTACCTGCGCACCAAGCGGGAGCGCCTCGACCACAACCTGCCCCACCTCGACGCGGTGGCGCACTGGTCCTGACGGCGCACCGGCCGGACACCGGTAGCGGTAGTGGCAGTAGCAGCGGTAGCGGGTTCAGCCGGTCACGGCCTTGTGCACGAGCCGCTTGAGGTCCCGGAAGGCTGTGTGGGAGGACCTGGGCCGCACCTGCGTGTAGAACTGCACGGTCAGGTCGCGGCCCGGGTCGACCCAGAACGCCGTGGTGGCGACCCCAGTCCAGCCGTACGTGCCGAGGCCGGACGGGGCCTGCGTACGGGACGGGTCGACGACGACGGAGACGCCGAGGCCGAAGCCGACCCCCTCGTTGCCGGGCTCGCCGTGGGCCGGACGGCTGCCGAAGGCGCGCAGATCGGCGCCGCCGGGAAGCTGGTTGCGGGTCATCAGGTCCACGGTCCCGGGAGCGAGTATCCGGACCCCGTCCACCTCTCCCCGCCGCCGCAGGAGTTCCATGAAGCGGTGCATGTCGTGGGCCGACGCCACCAGGCCCCCGCTGCCGGACAGGAACCGGGGCCGGCCGTGCAGCGGCAGCCCGGCGACGGGCTCGAGGCCGTAGCTGTCACCGCCGCCGGAGCCGTCCGTCTCCCCGTACAACTCCGCGAGCCGCCCGGCCTGTTCGCCGGTGACGTGGAACCCGGCGTCCGTCATCCCCAGCGGGCCGAGGATCCGCTCGGCGAAGAAGACGTCGAGCGGCTGCCCGGAGACCACCTCGATGATCCGCCCCAGCACATTGGAGGCGACCGAGTAGTTCCACTGCGTGCCCGGGTCGAACTGCAGCGGCAGCCGCGCGTACACGTCGACCGTCCCGGCGAGG
Coding sequences within it:
- a CDS encoding serine hydrolase domain-containing protein, with the translated sequence MGVLRQEADPEESGLDAEALGRLDRHFAHEVDAGRLPGFLVSVARGGRIAHLTAYGRRDVAAGLPVESDTLWRIYSMTKPVTAVAALILVEEGRLSLDDPVGRHLPAFAEPRVYESGSGDGVRTRPAEGPLLVRHLMTHTAGLTFAFYHAHPVDGLYREAGLESSVAPGTDLAGTVDVYARLPLQFDPGTQWNYSVASNVLGRIIEVVSGQPLDVFFAERILGPLGMTDAGFHVTGEQAGRLAELYGETDGSGGGDSYGLEPVAGLPLHGRPRFLSGSGGLVASAHDMHRFMELLRRRGEVDGVRILAPGTVDLMTRNQLPGGADLRAFGSRPAHGEPGNEGVGFGLGVSVVVDPSRTQAPSGLGTYGWTGVATTAFWVDPGRDLTVQFYTQVRPRSSHTAFRDLKRLVHKAVTG
- a CDS encoding zinc-dependent alcohol dehydrogenase is translated as MNHAAHAFWLDSPGRGEIREVPLPGPGEDEVLVRSLYSGVSRGTETLVFRGHVPESQHAAMRAPFQEGDFPGPVKYGYLNVGVVEEGPRTLVGRTVFCLYPHQTRYVVPASAVTPVPDTVPARRAVLAGTVETAVNALWDAAPLIGDRIAVVGGGMVGSSVAALLARFPGVRVQLVDADPARAKTAEALGVGFALPADALGGCDLVVHASATEQGLARSLELLSAEGTVIELSWYGDRKVSLPLGEDFHSRRLVIRGSQVGTVSPARPGRSYADRLALALDLLADPALDALITGESQFAELPALMPRLASGEVPALCHLVRYDETAAG
- the ribA gene encoding GTP cyclohydrolase II; the protein is MTENIGVLGKKTPQRTGVERVVNAPLPTVYGKFQAVGYLDHDRGDEQVALVYGDIGTDQVLTRLHSECLTGDAFGSQHCECGDQLAAALRAVAAEGAGVVVYLRGHEGRGIGLLAKLRAMALQAEGLDTVEANLALGLPVDARDYGVAAGMLRDLGVKSVRLMSNNPRKRDALQRHGVQVTEQVPLLIPPCESNITYLRTKRERLDHNLPHLDAVAHWS
- a CDS encoding glycosyltransferase family 4 protein, which translates into the protein MTGKDVDRARLDYVPQQSSAQAPAQATAQTPAPAAAGQASARWNGGIIPMSLRRVHFLMPGGVDDPSVPSGGNAYDRRVCLDLPGFGWQVERHTVAGDWPRPDAAARSALARTLRELPDGTVVLLDGLVACGVPEIVVPEAERLRMAVLVHLPLGDETGLAPAVAADLDARERTVLRAVPAVIGTSDWAVRRLVSHHGLAPDRVHVAAPGADIAPLASGTDGVSRLLCVAAVTPRKGQHRLVEALAAVSDLPWSCALVGGLAHDPEYVTHLRYLIGKHGLKDRLELTGPKAGAELDATYATADLMVLTSYAETYGMAVTEALARGIPVLATDVGGLPEAVGRAPDGGVPGILVPPENPAAIAVELRGWFGEADVRRRLKAAARGRRAALGGWASTAQSLATVLRRLPTEPRRAA
- a CDS encoding lysylphosphatidylglycerol synthase transmembrane domain-containing protein, with protein sequence MAPVTGRGTEPETSPPDPVHTGTRTGLRALLARLNTPAGRTRLGTLAGVVILAVLLWRLGTGVFVDGLRRIDGPSLLAALGIGLVTTVFSAWRWALVARGLRIRLPLLPAVADYYRALFLNAALPGGVLGDVHRAVRHGQSTGDLGRGVRSVVLERMAGQFALFAAGAVMLLTLPSPVRDDLRQTAPLVGLAALGACAVVLALRMNRPRPSHRGRALRSALAEAREGLLSRRNGPGVLVSSAVVLAGYLAMFVLAARVAGVGAAVTELLPLAVLALLAMSLPLNVGGWGPREGVAAWAFGAAGLGAGRGLTVAVVYGVLSLAASLPGVIVLVARWYAGLRAGRRTAATTTTPPASAPTPAPESALAPASVPAPAPAPAPAPVPAQAPAPVSPAQDAPGRAPLAPDYASLPPLAVSIEKYAPKESARLTRSSLPFSAEPSEGRPMTPESV
- a CDS encoding 6-pyruvoyl trahydropterin synthase family protein yields the protein MFSITVRDHIMIAHSFHGEVFGPAQRLHGATFLVDATFRREQLDEDNLVVDIGLATQELGAVAGELNYRNLDNEPDFAGINTSTEYLAKVIADRLAERIHKGALGEGAKGITGLTVTLHESHIAWASYEREL
- a CDS encoding class I SAM-dependent methyltransferase, coding for MATDTGGTGGTGAIPAQPGPRDEDARSVIPGAGPAPRPGERATLRLRGTESDIDSEADEPARYAPEWLQLREPADAFARAHDLLDPLRIRLANLPQRADGFVIHDIGCGTGSMGRWLAPRLDGAQHWVLHDRDPYLLHFAAVASPRSAADGSRVSVETRRGDVARLTADALAGASLVTASALLDVLTREDVDALAAACAGAGCPALLTLSVAGRVELTAPHPLDQEITEAFNAHQKRGGLLGPDAATAAAEAFSEHGATVRLNPSPWRLGPEQAELTAQWLRGWVGAAVEERPELAEPAGRYLTERLEACAAGDLRVVVHHTDLLALCRPAGGAA
- a CDS encoding CDP-alcohol phosphatidyltransferase family protein, which encodes MALNNSYDARLVQQETAVGAGIQVLLLALIGTVIGMGPAGWLTGLAFAIATWAVLSRALHRSRLRSFGAANRVTLGRAILVGGVTALVADSFQDSPPVTLFVGLTAVALILDGVDGKVARRTGTSTPLGARFDMEVDAFLILVLSVYVSMAMGPWVLLIGGMRYVFVAAARVWPWLNAALPPSTARKTVAALQGVLLLVAGADLLPHLVNVGVAALALGLLVWSFGRDVLWLWRTSRVRPAPVERPARELVAR